The following are encoded in a window of Poecile atricapillus isolate bPoeAtr1 chromosome 3, bPoeAtr1.hap1, whole genome shotgun sequence genomic DNA:
- the PPP4R3B gene encoding serine/threonine-protein phosphatase 4 regulatory subunit 3B isoform X1 — translation MSDTRRRVKVYTLNEDRQWDDRGTGHVSSSYVERLKGMSLLVRAESDGSLLLESKINPNTAYQKQQDTLIVWSEAENYDLALSFQEKAGCDEIWEKICQVQGKDPSVEVTQDLIESEEEHIEEMPETSPLIDLPTCELNKLEEIADLVTSVLSSPIRREKLALALENEGYIKKLLQLFQVCENLENTEGLHHLYEIIRGILFLNKATLFEVMFSDECIMDVVGCLEYDPSLAQPKRHREFLTKTAKFKEVIPITDSELRQKIHQTYRVQYIQDIILPTPSVFEENFLSTLTSFIFFNKVEIVSMLQEDEKFLSEVFAQLTDEATDDDKRCELVNFFKEFCAFSQTLQPQNRDAFFKTLAKLGILPALEIVMGMDDLQVRSAATDIFSYLVEFSPSMVREFVMQEAQQSDDDILLINVVIEQMICDTDPELGGAVQLMGLLRTLIDPENMLATANKTEKSEFLNFFYNHCMHVLTAPLLANTSEDKCEKDAVVGSTKSNTICPDNYQTAQLLALILELLTFCVEHHTYHIKNYIMNKDLLRRVLVLMNSKHTFLALCALRFMRRIIGLKDEFYNRYITKGNLFEPVINALLDNGTRYNLLNSAVIELFEFIRVEDIKSLIAHIVENFYNALESIEYVQTFKGLKTKYEQEKDRQSQKLNSVPSILRSNRFRRDARALEEDEEMWFNEDEEEEGEAVVPPVEKSKQEDDFPDSYEKFMETKKAKESEDKENLPKRTSAGGFKFTFSHSASAANGANGANSKSVAAQTSPASSNGSSSKSTALSPAVPAPKGSLVGLVDYPDDEDDDEEEETSPRKRPRLGS, via the exons GACACCCTGATTGTTTGGTCAGAAGCAGAGAACTATGATTTAGCACTGAGTTTTCAAGAAAAAGCTGGCTGTGatgaaatttgggaaaaaatctgcCAG GTTCAGGGTAAGGATCCTTCGGTGGAAGTCACGCAGGACCTTATTGAGTCAGAAGAGGAACACATCGAGGAAATGCCTGAAACCAGTCCTCTGATTGACCTTCCTACTTGTGAACTCAACAAACTTGAAGAGATTGCTGACCTAGTTACCTCTGTTCTTTCCTCACCCATCCGTAGGGAAAAGCTGGCGCTGGCCTTGGAGAACGAAGGCTACATTAAAAaactgctgcagcttttccaagtcTGCGAGAATTTAGAGAACACCGAAGGCTTACATCATTTGTATGAAATTATTAGAGGGATTTTGTTCCTCAACAAAGCAACTCTGTTTGAGGTGATGTTCTCTGATGAGTGTATTATGGATGTGGTTGGATGCCTGGAGTATGATCCTTCTTTGGCTCAGCCAAAACGGCACAGGGAGTTCTTGACCAAAACAGCAAAATTTAAGGAGGTTATTCCTATTACAGACTCTGAACTCAGGCAAAAAATCCACCAGACTTACAGGGTACAGTATATTCAGGACATCATCTTGCCGACACCATCTGTTTTTGAAGAGAATTTTCTTTCTACCCTcacttcctttattttcttcaacAAAGTTGAGATTGTCAGTATGTTGCAG GAAGACGAGAAGTTTTTATCAGAAGTTTTTGCACAATTGACAGATGAAGCTACAGACGATGACAAACGGTGTGAACTG GTGAACTTTTTCAAGGAATTCTGCGCCTTTTCTCAGACGTTACAACCTCAGAACAGAGATGCGTTTTTCAAAACTCTGGCAAAGTTGGGAATTCTTCCCGCACTTGAAATTGTAATG GGAATGGATGATCTGCAAGTTAGATCTGCTGCTACAGATATATTTTCTTATCTAGTAGAATTTAGCCCATCCATGGTCCGAGAATTTGTGATGCAAGAGGCCCAGCAGAGTGATGAT GACATCCTCCTCATCAATGTGGTCATTGAGCAGATGATCTGCGACACGGATCCGGAGCTCGGGGGAGCCGTTCAGTTAATGGGGCTGCTGAGAACTCTGATTGACCCAGAGAACATGCTGGCCACAGCCAAT aaaacagaaaagagcgaatttctcaatttcttctACAACCATTGTATGCACGTTCTCACTGCGCCGCTGCTGGCCAACACATCAGAGGATAAATGTGAAAAAG ATGCAGTAGTTGGATCCACTAAGAGTAATACAATTTGTCCTG ATAATTACCAAACAGCACAACTACTTGCCTTAATTTTGGAGCTGCTTACTTTTTGTGTGGAACACCACACGTATCACATCAAGAATTACATTATGAACAAAGATTTGCTAAGAAGGGTACTGGTATTGATGAATTCGAAACACACCTTTCTGGCCTTGT GTGCTCTTCGCTTTATGAGGAGGATAATCGGCCTGAAAGATGAATTTTATAACCGTTACATCACCAAGGGAAACCTCTTTGAGCCCGTCATCAACGCCCTGCTGGACAACGGCACTCGGTACAACCTGCTCAACTCTGCTGTGATTGAGCTGTTTGAGTTCATCAGAGTG GAAGATATTAAGTCCCTTATTGCACATATAGTTGAAAACTTCTATAATGCACTTGAATCTATTGAGTATGTCCAGACGTTCAAGGGGCTGAAGACAAAGTATGAGCAGGAAAAGGACCGACAAAGCCAGAAGCTGAACAG TGTCCCATCCATATTGCGTAGCAATAGATTCCGCAGGGATGCCAGAGCCTTGGAGGAGGATGAAGAAATGTGGTTCAATGAAGACGAAGAGGAAGAAGGCGAAGCTGTTGTACCTCCAGTTGAGAAGTCAAAACAGGAGGATGACTTTCCAGATAGCTATGAGAAATTTATGGAAACTAAAAAAG CTAAGGAGAGTGAAGACAAAGAGAATCTTCCAAAAAGGACTTCAGCTGGGGGATTCAAATTCACTTTTTCCCACTCAGCCAGCGCAGCCAACGGTGCGAACGGTGCAAACAGCAAATCCGTGGCAGCTCAGACATCACCAGCGAGCTCCAACGGCTCCTCCTCCAAGAGCACGGCCCTGAGCCCGGCGGTGCCGGCCCCCAAG GGAAGTCTAGTTGGGCTAGTGGATTATCCTGATGATGAAGACgatgatgaagaggaggagACATCTCCAAGGAAAAGACCTCGTCTGGGTTcataa
- the CFAP36 gene encoding cilia- and flagella-associated protein 36, producing MAAEEEDDVEWVVDTIAGFLRGPAWSIPILEFMEHNCEVFDDEEESKLSYTEIYQEYQALVERLLEDYLKEVGINEEKFQEAFSSPLAKTHTSQAILQTVLAAEDFRLFKKMMVQKNIEMQLQAIRIIKERNGVLPECLTEGSDVFSEIEQEEMKILREVLRKSKEEYELEQERKRTEEARAKLKAPDVTHNFPGDSREAVKVKESTEGAEDSEETPKCPLEGSHQSTKEDPKPVCPVQKGTENLPQPSCTKGKEDTKKRSAGKGSENTVQKAGVKGPDLSETEKQQLKQREDYLKKKRDLLLATKKESKNNAPPPAASTDQKEEESPPKEGMSEEKQRLLQKRKMLAEKLKEEVINKR from the exons ATGGCGGCCGAGGAGGAGGACGACGTGGAGTGGGTGGTGGACACCATCGCCGGCTTCCTGCGGGGACCCGCCTGGTCCATCCCCATCCTGGAGTTCATGGAGCACAACTGCGAGG TTTTCGATgatgaagaagaaagcaagTTGTCTTACACAGAAATTTATCAGGAGTACCAAGCTCTG GTGGAGAGATTACTAGAGGACTACCTTAAGGAAGTTGGAATTAATGAGGAGAAATTTCAAGaggctttttcttctcctcttgcAAAGACCCACACCTCCCAG GCCATTCTGCAAACGGTGTTGGCAGCAGAAGATTTTagactatttaaaaaaatgatggttcagaaaaatattgaaatgcaACTGCAAGCAATTCGAATcatcaaagaaagaaatg GTGTATTGCCTGAGTGTTTGACAGAGGGTTCTGATGTATTCAGTGAAATTGAacaggaagaaatgaaaatactcAGGGAGGTTCTAAG AAAATCGAAGGAAGAGTATGAACTAGagcaagagaggaaaaggaCTGAAGAA GCACGTGCTAAACTCAAAGCTCCAGATGTTACCCACAATTTTCCAGGAGATTCGAGAGAAGCTGTCAAAGTTAAGGAATCCACCGAGGGAGCTGAGGATTCTgaagaaaccccaaaatgccCATTAG AGGGATCTCATCAATCTACAAAAGAAGACCCCAAACCAGTTTGCCCAGTACAAAAAGGAACTGAAAACTTACCCCAGCCCTCTTGTACCAAGGGGAAAGAAGACACTAAGAAAAGGTCTGCTGGGAAAGGTTCAGAGAACACAGTGCAAAAAGCTGGGGTGAAAGGACCT gatttatcagaaactgaaaagcagcagctgaagcaacGTGAGGATTACCTAAAGAAAAAACGAGACTTGCTGTTGGCTACGAAGAAAGAGTCAAAAAATAAtgcaccaccaccagcagcaagCACTGACCAGAAAGAGGAGGAATCCCCTCCCAAAGAG GGAATGTCAGAAGAGAAGCAAAGGCTGCTCCAGAAGAGGAAGATGCTTGCAGAAAAGCTAAAAGAAGAAGTAATCAATAAGCGGTAG
- the PPP4R3B gene encoding serine/threonine-protein phosphatase 4 regulatory subunit 3B isoform X2, whose amino-acid sequence MSDTRRRVKVYTLNEDRQWDDRGTGHVSSSYVERLKGMSLLVRAESDGSLLLESKINPNTAYQKQQDTLIVWSEAENYDLALSFQEKAGCDEIWEKICQVQGKDPSVEVTQDLIESEEEHIEEMPETSPLIDLPTCELNKLEEIADLVTSVLSSPIRREKLALALENEGYIKKLLQLFQVCENLENTEGLHHLYEIIRGILFLNKATLFEVMFSDECIMDVVGCLEYDPSLAQPKRHREFLTKTAKFKEVIPITDSELRQKIHQTYRVQYIQDIILPTPSVFEENFLSTLTSFIFFNKVEIVSMLQEDEKFLSEVFAQLTDEATDDDKRCELVNFFKEFCAFSQTLQPQNRDAFFKTLAKLGILPALEIVMGMDDLQVRSAATDIFSYLVEFSPSMVREFVMQEAQQSDDDILLINVVIEQMICDTDPELGGAVQLMGLLRTLIDPENMLATANKTEKSEFLNFFYNHCMHVLTAPLLANTSEDKCEKDAVVGSTKSNTICPDNYQTAQLLALILELLTFCVEHHTYHIKNYIMNKDLLRRVLVLMNSKHTFLALCALRFMRRIIGLKDEFYNRYITKGNLFEPVINALLDNGTRYNLLNSAVIELFEFIRVEDIKSLIAHIVENFYNALESIEYVQTFKGLKTKYEQEKDRQSQKLNSNRFRRDARALEEDEEMWFNEDEEEEGEAVVPPVEKSKQEDDFPDSYEKFMETKKAKESEDKENLPKRTSAGGFKFTFSHSASAANGANGANSKSVAAQTSPASSNGSSSKSTALSPAVPAPKGSLVGLVDYPDDEDDDEEEETSPRKRPRLGS is encoded by the exons GACACCCTGATTGTTTGGTCAGAAGCAGAGAACTATGATTTAGCACTGAGTTTTCAAGAAAAAGCTGGCTGTGatgaaatttgggaaaaaatctgcCAG GTTCAGGGTAAGGATCCTTCGGTGGAAGTCACGCAGGACCTTATTGAGTCAGAAGAGGAACACATCGAGGAAATGCCTGAAACCAGTCCTCTGATTGACCTTCCTACTTGTGAACTCAACAAACTTGAAGAGATTGCTGACCTAGTTACCTCTGTTCTTTCCTCACCCATCCGTAGGGAAAAGCTGGCGCTGGCCTTGGAGAACGAAGGCTACATTAAAAaactgctgcagcttttccaagtcTGCGAGAATTTAGAGAACACCGAAGGCTTACATCATTTGTATGAAATTATTAGAGGGATTTTGTTCCTCAACAAAGCAACTCTGTTTGAGGTGATGTTCTCTGATGAGTGTATTATGGATGTGGTTGGATGCCTGGAGTATGATCCTTCTTTGGCTCAGCCAAAACGGCACAGGGAGTTCTTGACCAAAACAGCAAAATTTAAGGAGGTTATTCCTATTACAGACTCTGAACTCAGGCAAAAAATCCACCAGACTTACAGGGTACAGTATATTCAGGACATCATCTTGCCGACACCATCTGTTTTTGAAGAGAATTTTCTTTCTACCCTcacttcctttattttcttcaacAAAGTTGAGATTGTCAGTATGTTGCAG GAAGACGAGAAGTTTTTATCAGAAGTTTTTGCACAATTGACAGATGAAGCTACAGACGATGACAAACGGTGTGAACTG GTGAACTTTTTCAAGGAATTCTGCGCCTTTTCTCAGACGTTACAACCTCAGAACAGAGATGCGTTTTTCAAAACTCTGGCAAAGTTGGGAATTCTTCCCGCACTTGAAATTGTAATG GGAATGGATGATCTGCAAGTTAGATCTGCTGCTACAGATATATTTTCTTATCTAGTAGAATTTAGCCCATCCATGGTCCGAGAATTTGTGATGCAAGAGGCCCAGCAGAGTGATGAT GACATCCTCCTCATCAATGTGGTCATTGAGCAGATGATCTGCGACACGGATCCGGAGCTCGGGGGAGCCGTTCAGTTAATGGGGCTGCTGAGAACTCTGATTGACCCAGAGAACATGCTGGCCACAGCCAAT aaaacagaaaagagcgaatttctcaatttcttctACAACCATTGTATGCACGTTCTCACTGCGCCGCTGCTGGCCAACACATCAGAGGATAAATGTGAAAAAG ATGCAGTAGTTGGATCCACTAAGAGTAATACAATTTGTCCTG ATAATTACCAAACAGCACAACTACTTGCCTTAATTTTGGAGCTGCTTACTTTTTGTGTGGAACACCACACGTATCACATCAAGAATTACATTATGAACAAAGATTTGCTAAGAAGGGTACTGGTATTGATGAATTCGAAACACACCTTTCTGGCCTTGT GTGCTCTTCGCTTTATGAGGAGGATAATCGGCCTGAAAGATGAATTTTATAACCGTTACATCACCAAGGGAAACCTCTTTGAGCCCGTCATCAACGCCCTGCTGGACAACGGCACTCGGTACAACCTGCTCAACTCTGCTGTGATTGAGCTGTTTGAGTTCATCAGAGTG GAAGATATTAAGTCCCTTATTGCACATATAGTTGAAAACTTCTATAATGCACTTGAATCTATTGAGTATGTCCAGACGTTCAAGGGGCTGAAGACAAAGTATGAGCAGGAAAAGGACCGACAAAGCCAGAAGCTGAACAG CAATAGATTCCGCAGGGATGCCAGAGCCTTGGAGGAGGATGAAGAAATGTGGTTCAATGAAGACGAAGAGGAAGAAGGCGAAGCTGTTGTACCTCCAGTTGAGAAGTCAAAACAGGAGGATGACTTTCCAGATAGCTATGAGAAATTTATGGAAACTAAAAAAG CTAAGGAGAGTGAAGACAAAGAGAATCTTCCAAAAAGGACTTCAGCTGGGGGATTCAAATTCACTTTTTCCCACTCAGCCAGCGCAGCCAACGGTGCGAACGGTGCAAACAGCAAATCCGTGGCAGCTCAGACATCACCAGCGAGCTCCAACGGCTCCTCCTCCAAGAGCACGGCCCTGAGCCCGGCGGTGCCGGCCCCCAAG GGAAGTCTAGTTGGGCTAGTGGATTATCCTGATGATGAAGACgatgatgaagaggaggagACATCTCCAAGGAAAAGACCTCGTCTGGGTTcataa
- the PPP4R3B gene encoding serine/threonine-protein phosphatase 4 regulatory subunit 3B isoform X4, translating to MSDTRRRVKVYTLNEDRQWDDRGTGHVSSSYVERLKGMSLLVRAESDGSLLLESKINPNTAYQKQQDTLIVWSEAENYDLALSFQEKAGCDEIWEKICQVQGKDPSVEVTQDLIESEEEHIEEMPETSPLIDLPTCELNKLEEIADLVTSVLSSPIRREKLALALENEGYIKKLLQLFQVCENLENTEGLHHLYEIIRGILFLNKATLFEVMFSDECIMDVVGCLEYDPSLAQPKRHREFLTKTAKFKEVIPITDSELRQKIHQTYRVQYIQDIILPTPSVFEENFLSTLTSFIFFNKVEIVSMLQEDEKFLSEVFAQLTDEATDDDKRCELVNFFKEFCAFSQTLQPQNRDAFFKTLAKLGILPALEIVMGMDDLQVRSAATDIFSYLVEFSPSMVREFVMQEAQQSDDDILLINVVIEQMICDTDPELGGAVQLMGLLRTLIDPENMLATANKTEKSEFLNFFYNHCMHVLTAPLLANTSEDKCEKDAVVGSTKSNTICPDNYQTAQLLALILELLTFCVEHHTYHIKNYIMNKDLLRRVLVLMNSKHTFLALCALRFMRRIIGLKDEFYNRYITKGNLFEPVINALLDNGTRYNLLNSAVIELFEFIRVEDIKSLIAHIVENFYNALESIEYVQTFKGLKTKYEQEKDRQSQKLNSVPSILRSNRFRRDARALEEDEEMWFNEDEEEEGEAVVPPVEKSKQEDDFPDSYEKFMETKKASAANGANGANSKSVAAQTSPASSNGSSSKSTALSPAVPAPKGSLVGLVDYPDDEDDDEEEETSPRKRPRLGS from the exons GACACCCTGATTGTTTGGTCAGAAGCAGAGAACTATGATTTAGCACTGAGTTTTCAAGAAAAAGCTGGCTGTGatgaaatttgggaaaaaatctgcCAG GTTCAGGGTAAGGATCCTTCGGTGGAAGTCACGCAGGACCTTATTGAGTCAGAAGAGGAACACATCGAGGAAATGCCTGAAACCAGTCCTCTGATTGACCTTCCTACTTGTGAACTCAACAAACTTGAAGAGATTGCTGACCTAGTTACCTCTGTTCTTTCCTCACCCATCCGTAGGGAAAAGCTGGCGCTGGCCTTGGAGAACGAAGGCTACATTAAAAaactgctgcagcttttccaagtcTGCGAGAATTTAGAGAACACCGAAGGCTTACATCATTTGTATGAAATTATTAGAGGGATTTTGTTCCTCAACAAAGCAACTCTGTTTGAGGTGATGTTCTCTGATGAGTGTATTATGGATGTGGTTGGATGCCTGGAGTATGATCCTTCTTTGGCTCAGCCAAAACGGCACAGGGAGTTCTTGACCAAAACAGCAAAATTTAAGGAGGTTATTCCTATTACAGACTCTGAACTCAGGCAAAAAATCCACCAGACTTACAGGGTACAGTATATTCAGGACATCATCTTGCCGACACCATCTGTTTTTGAAGAGAATTTTCTTTCTACCCTcacttcctttattttcttcaacAAAGTTGAGATTGTCAGTATGTTGCAG GAAGACGAGAAGTTTTTATCAGAAGTTTTTGCACAATTGACAGATGAAGCTACAGACGATGACAAACGGTGTGAACTG GTGAACTTTTTCAAGGAATTCTGCGCCTTTTCTCAGACGTTACAACCTCAGAACAGAGATGCGTTTTTCAAAACTCTGGCAAAGTTGGGAATTCTTCCCGCACTTGAAATTGTAATG GGAATGGATGATCTGCAAGTTAGATCTGCTGCTACAGATATATTTTCTTATCTAGTAGAATTTAGCCCATCCATGGTCCGAGAATTTGTGATGCAAGAGGCCCAGCAGAGTGATGAT GACATCCTCCTCATCAATGTGGTCATTGAGCAGATGATCTGCGACACGGATCCGGAGCTCGGGGGAGCCGTTCAGTTAATGGGGCTGCTGAGAACTCTGATTGACCCAGAGAACATGCTGGCCACAGCCAAT aaaacagaaaagagcgaatttctcaatttcttctACAACCATTGTATGCACGTTCTCACTGCGCCGCTGCTGGCCAACACATCAGAGGATAAATGTGAAAAAG ATGCAGTAGTTGGATCCACTAAGAGTAATACAATTTGTCCTG ATAATTACCAAACAGCACAACTACTTGCCTTAATTTTGGAGCTGCTTACTTTTTGTGTGGAACACCACACGTATCACATCAAGAATTACATTATGAACAAAGATTTGCTAAGAAGGGTACTGGTATTGATGAATTCGAAACACACCTTTCTGGCCTTGT GTGCTCTTCGCTTTATGAGGAGGATAATCGGCCTGAAAGATGAATTTTATAACCGTTACATCACCAAGGGAAACCTCTTTGAGCCCGTCATCAACGCCCTGCTGGACAACGGCACTCGGTACAACCTGCTCAACTCTGCTGTGATTGAGCTGTTTGAGTTCATCAGAGTG GAAGATATTAAGTCCCTTATTGCACATATAGTTGAAAACTTCTATAATGCACTTGAATCTATTGAGTATGTCCAGACGTTCAAGGGGCTGAAGACAAAGTATGAGCAGGAAAAGGACCGACAAAGCCAGAAGCTGAACAG TGTCCCATCCATATTGCGTAGCAATAGATTCCGCAGGGATGCCAGAGCCTTGGAGGAGGATGAAGAAATGTGGTTCAATGAAGACGAAGAGGAAGAAGGCGAAGCTGTTGTACCTCCAGTTGAGAAGTCAAAACAGGAGGATGACTTTCCAGATAGCTATGAGAAATTTATGGAAACTAAAAAAG CCAGCGCAGCCAACGGTGCGAACGGTGCAAACAGCAAATCCGTGGCAGCTCAGACATCACCAGCGAGCTCCAACGGCTCCTCCTCCAAGAGCACGGCCCTGAGCCCGGCGGTGCCGGCCCCCAAG GGAAGTCTAGTTGGGCTAGTGGATTATCCTGATGATGAAGACgatgatgaagaggaggagACATCTCCAAGGAAAAGACCTCGTCTGGGTTcataa
- the PPP4R3B gene encoding serine/threonine-protein phosphatase 4 regulatory subunit 3B isoform X3: protein MGRQGHRARLLQLRGAAEGDVAAGSLLLESKINPNTAYQKQQDTLIVWSEAENYDLALSFQEKAGCDEIWEKICQVQGKDPSVEVTQDLIESEEEHIEEMPETSPLIDLPTCELNKLEEIADLVTSVLSSPIRREKLALALENEGYIKKLLQLFQVCENLENTEGLHHLYEIIRGILFLNKATLFEVMFSDECIMDVVGCLEYDPSLAQPKRHREFLTKTAKFKEVIPITDSELRQKIHQTYRVQYIQDIILPTPSVFEENFLSTLTSFIFFNKVEIVSMLQEDEKFLSEVFAQLTDEATDDDKRCELVNFFKEFCAFSQTLQPQNRDAFFKTLAKLGILPALEIVMGMDDLQVRSAATDIFSYLVEFSPSMVREFVMQEAQQSDDDILLINVVIEQMICDTDPELGGAVQLMGLLRTLIDPENMLATANKTEKSEFLNFFYNHCMHVLTAPLLANTSEDKCEKDAVVGSTKSNTICPDNYQTAQLLALILELLTFCVEHHTYHIKNYIMNKDLLRRVLVLMNSKHTFLALCALRFMRRIIGLKDEFYNRYITKGNLFEPVINALLDNGTRYNLLNSAVIELFEFIRVEDIKSLIAHIVENFYNALESIEYVQTFKGLKTKYEQEKDRQSQKLNSVPSILRSNRFRRDARALEEDEEMWFNEDEEEEGEAVVPPVEKSKQEDDFPDSYEKFMETKKAKESEDKENLPKRTSAGGFKFTFSHSASAANGANGANSKSVAAQTSPASSNGSSSKSTALSPAVPAPKGSLVGLVDYPDDEDDDEEEETSPRKRPRLGS from the exons GACACCCTGATTGTTTGGTCAGAAGCAGAGAACTATGATTTAGCACTGAGTTTTCAAGAAAAAGCTGGCTGTGatgaaatttgggaaaaaatctgcCAG GTTCAGGGTAAGGATCCTTCGGTGGAAGTCACGCAGGACCTTATTGAGTCAGAAGAGGAACACATCGAGGAAATGCCTGAAACCAGTCCTCTGATTGACCTTCCTACTTGTGAACTCAACAAACTTGAAGAGATTGCTGACCTAGTTACCTCTGTTCTTTCCTCACCCATCCGTAGGGAAAAGCTGGCGCTGGCCTTGGAGAACGAAGGCTACATTAAAAaactgctgcagcttttccaagtcTGCGAGAATTTAGAGAACACCGAAGGCTTACATCATTTGTATGAAATTATTAGAGGGATTTTGTTCCTCAACAAAGCAACTCTGTTTGAGGTGATGTTCTCTGATGAGTGTATTATGGATGTGGTTGGATGCCTGGAGTATGATCCTTCTTTGGCTCAGCCAAAACGGCACAGGGAGTTCTTGACCAAAACAGCAAAATTTAAGGAGGTTATTCCTATTACAGACTCTGAACTCAGGCAAAAAATCCACCAGACTTACAGGGTACAGTATATTCAGGACATCATCTTGCCGACACCATCTGTTTTTGAAGAGAATTTTCTTTCTACCCTcacttcctttattttcttcaacAAAGTTGAGATTGTCAGTATGTTGCAG GAAGACGAGAAGTTTTTATCAGAAGTTTTTGCACAATTGACAGATGAAGCTACAGACGATGACAAACGGTGTGAACTG GTGAACTTTTTCAAGGAATTCTGCGCCTTTTCTCAGACGTTACAACCTCAGAACAGAGATGCGTTTTTCAAAACTCTGGCAAAGTTGGGAATTCTTCCCGCACTTGAAATTGTAATG GGAATGGATGATCTGCAAGTTAGATCTGCTGCTACAGATATATTTTCTTATCTAGTAGAATTTAGCCCATCCATGGTCCGAGAATTTGTGATGCAAGAGGCCCAGCAGAGTGATGAT GACATCCTCCTCATCAATGTGGTCATTGAGCAGATGATCTGCGACACGGATCCGGAGCTCGGGGGAGCCGTTCAGTTAATGGGGCTGCTGAGAACTCTGATTGACCCAGAGAACATGCTGGCCACAGCCAAT aaaacagaaaagagcgaatttctcaatttcttctACAACCATTGTATGCACGTTCTCACTGCGCCGCTGCTGGCCAACACATCAGAGGATAAATGTGAAAAAG ATGCAGTAGTTGGATCCACTAAGAGTAATACAATTTGTCCTG ATAATTACCAAACAGCACAACTACTTGCCTTAATTTTGGAGCTGCTTACTTTTTGTGTGGAACACCACACGTATCACATCAAGAATTACATTATGAACAAAGATTTGCTAAGAAGGGTACTGGTATTGATGAATTCGAAACACACCTTTCTGGCCTTGT GTGCTCTTCGCTTTATGAGGAGGATAATCGGCCTGAAAGATGAATTTTATAACCGTTACATCACCAAGGGAAACCTCTTTGAGCCCGTCATCAACGCCCTGCTGGACAACGGCACTCGGTACAACCTGCTCAACTCTGCTGTGATTGAGCTGTTTGAGTTCATCAGAGTG GAAGATATTAAGTCCCTTATTGCACATATAGTTGAAAACTTCTATAATGCACTTGAATCTATTGAGTATGTCCAGACGTTCAAGGGGCTGAAGACAAAGTATGAGCAGGAAAAGGACCGACAAAGCCAGAAGCTGAACAG TGTCCCATCCATATTGCGTAGCAATAGATTCCGCAGGGATGCCAGAGCCTTGGAGGAGGATGAAGAAATGTGGTTCAATGAAGACGAAGAGGAAGAAGGCGAAGCTGTTGTACCTCCAGTTGAGAAGTCAAAACAGGAGGATGACTTTCCAGATAGCTATGAGAAATTTATGGAAACTAAAAAAG CTAAGGAGAGTGAAGACAAAGAGAATCTTCCAAAAAGGACTTCAGCTGGGGGATTCAAATTCACTTTTTCCCACTCAGCCAGCGCAGCCAACGGTGCGAACGGTGCAAACAGCAAATCCGTGGCAGCTCAGACATCACCAGCGAGCTCCAACGGCTCCTCCTCCAAGAGCACGGCCCTGAGCCCGGCGGTGCCGGCCCCCAAG GGAAGTCTAGTTGGGCTAGTGGATTATCCTGATGATGAAGACgatgatgaagaggaggagACATCTCCAAGGAAAAGACCTCGTCTGGGTTcataa